The Emys orbicularis isolate rEmyOrb1 chromosome 4, rEmyOrb1.hap1, whole genome shotgun sequence genomic sequence GCAGAGacgggactagaacccaggagtcctgactccagtgCCCTGTTGTCACCAGCAGCCAACACTGTCTCCTGGTGGATTAGTTCTAGAACTCTATTACATTTCTAACACAAAAGGCTTGACCCAGGCCAGTTCTTCTTTGATAACAGGTTTTAACtttcaaccttttaaaaatttaaGATCACTAAAATAGTCCTGcttccaccccctctccctgcctcagaACCCACCAATCTCTTCATAATTAAATTCATGTCCACATCTGCACAGTAATCTCCGGTTGAGGAAGCAGGAGACCTCAGGGCAGCATGAGGCTATCTTTGCCACAGGGAGGGCACAGCAAAATTCTCTTAGATCTTTGCCACATAAACAGCATGATGCAAACGATCATCTGTGGGATCACAAGTGTGTTTAAttgtattggtacagctgtgtcTTTCGGCACTGCCTCACTTGGGATGTAAGCAGCTCATGCTAGgatgcataggcaccgacttcttcTGGCGCCGGTGGATGCCCCATTTTGCACTAGTAGAGAACATGGGCCAATGTCAGCTTTTCTCCAGTCATCCTCTGTCCATAAATACTGAGCCCTGCCTGAGAAACCCCAGCCTCAGCTGGCTTGTGAAAAGGCCCagttccccacacacacacacacacacacacacacacacacacacacacacacacactctgaaggcacgtcttcactacagagctAACTCGGCGCTGCTGCAAGTGataatttagcgggtctggtgaagacgtgctaaatcgatgggagagtgtctcccgtcgacaCTGCGCGGTGTAGACGCTGTGGTAAGTGGATCTAGCTATGTATTCACATAACTGAAGTAGGGTAGCTTAGATCAATTTACCGCggtggtgtagacctggcctgagtttgCCTCTGGCTCTGAAGGTCTTTAGGGTAGGTCTGTATCGCAGTCATGCGCTGTGACTGCAGCTTGTGTTCCTGAGGTCGTTTTAATCTCGCTAGCTCAGGCCccggagcagtgaagctgcaggcAGCGCCCACTTCAGCCTGGGCTATACAAGTCCTCCTGGAGCCCTGGGTATTTACTCGCAGGACTAGCCCACACTGAAGCATGTGCTGCCGTGGCTTCGCTGCTTCACTGAGatgaaagctagcttgggtatgacTCATCgaggccagtcccctgccttcacagcaggaccaagtaccgtccctgacagatttttgccccagatccctaaatggccccctcaatgctcaaaccactgagctatccctcccccctagctcCCACAGTGTGGGAGCTGAACTTGGATCTCCGGAGTCCCAGGCCAGCACCTTAACCACAAGCATCCTgcctcccttgccccagcctgcagtgagggaggggagaagccctGCTGGCTTGTGAGCTCCATAACACTGTACTGGAGAGTGAGCCACACAGCAGGCAGGCAAGGGCTGGGCAGATGTGTTCCTCCTGGCAGCACGCTGAGCAATGCAGAACAGCCCCAGGTTCTGCCTCCCCTGATGTTCAGCGGACACAAACAATAGTCAGTGGCTATGTGCTCTTCTGCAGGCAGAAGCCAGGCCATGGCATGGGAGCGTGAGACACCCCATGTGAGTCACCCAGCTTGTGCTTGCAGTTTCCCTGAACTTGAGATGTGCATGTTAGTGCTGATTGCACTGTTCGAATATCCCCCGGGTAATGGTGAGCGGCGATCCTGTCTAGTGATTTGGAAATTCACTGAAATTGCAGCTGAAGTTTCCATCAACGTGTGCTCCTGCCCTCCACGGTTACATATGCCTCCAAGCTGATGCTGCAGATCAGGTCTCCACCTGCGGCATCATTAATTGGAAGTGCAAGTAGAGAagcacccacatgctcaggaccAAAACCTTGTGGGCTAGAAATCTCCTGACTCCGTCTCAGAAGCATCAGAAAGTGTTTGAAGCTGAGTTATGATGTTTCTGCTCCCAGAAAACCTGCTGGCTCATGATCTTTTAATGACCAATATCCTTTCCATCCAGCAGGCCTAGCAGGTGGAGGCTGCAGTGGTACAGTGAGATAAGATGTTAGACTGGCTCTCTGCAGACCCGGGTTCTAATCCTGCCTGAGGTCACACATGAAAATGAATGTGGCCTTTTAGGCTCATCTACACTAGGAACGTTTTAAGACTTGTAATTCCCCACTGGCGGCTGCAGTGGTGGAGATAGTATTAGAGCTAGGGCTTGGGAATCGTCACCACTGTGTTGTCTAATCCTGAAAGCAGACAAACTGGTGGTgtgagcccagagccccagcagtGTGTAATGGGTAATTACAGGACTTAATTTTCCTAGTGCAGAAAACACTGCTATTCAGTGGGGAGTCTTCAACGCCTAGGACTTGGAATCAGGGGGTGTCATTTCAGAAGAATTCAGGGGAATGGGGGGCAAAGTTGTCAGTATGTAGAATGTTGTGATTATATTATAGCCTGCAAAGTcggtggtgggtgggtggagtaCATAGGCCTAtgaaaagttgggggggggggggattgagaTTGATGCCCCTGCTTGGAGTGAAGCCAGGTAGGTGACCTAGGGCTAGAAAGGACAGGAGTGCCATAGGTGTGGATGGAGGTGCATTGACACAGCATTGGGAAGAACACATGCTGCCTGGCTGCAGCCACTGACACTGGTGGTCTTTGCTGGAAGCAGAAGTCACTCCCCTGCCAGGTTTCtggttcttcaagtgatggtccctattgtagtCCACTGAGGATGGTGCACATGCATCAGTGGAATACAGGGAGGggccacacatctcgaagaacctccagttacaggtaagtcgTCTCCTCTTTGAGTGTGGTGGGGAAGAGCTGCATTAAGGTAACGGTTGTGAGATGGACGTGCTGCCAGAGGCTCTACGTGTTTCTAATGCAGATGGGATCTCGGGCACAGGCAGGGGGAGTGGAGCGGCTGAGCATGATGAAATGTTGCCAAGTGTGATATTCCCCATTTCTCTTTGAGCTCCTAGTGACTCATCTGTTCTCTTCTCAGGCCAGACAGGAAGGTACATTCTCATCCAGAAGCTGCGGGAGAAGGAGAGGCAGCTTCTACCGCACGAATGCCCTCTGGAGTCACTGGCCAAGTGTGGACAGTATGCCAACGACGTGCAGTTCATATTGCAGCGGACGGGCCCCAGCCTGGCCGAGCGCCCTTCCTCTGACAGTGCCCCCCAGGCTCCCGAGAGGACATTCATCCGGGCCAGCCTTCCCATCAAACCCAGGCCGGTCAGCACAGAGGTGCCCAGGTCCCGGGAGCCTAAAAAGTCTATGACCTTTAACTTGGGCCCTATGGGCTCCAGCGATCGGCTCGCCAAGAGCAAGCTGAGACTGCACAAGAGGGACAGTGTAGACTCGAAGGACAGCACCAGTCGCAGCCATCCATCCAAGGAGGAGCTGTTTAAGACTGTGCTGCACCAGCAGGAGCAGCTGCACTCCTTGGAGGTGCACGGGGATTCCCTGGAAACGGACctcaggcactgggagcaggaCAGGGGCTCCAGCCAGGAAAACGAGATCATTTATCTGGAGCACCTGATCAGGCGGAATGAGATGGAGCTGGGTGAAGAGGAGTTCTGGCAGAGCGAGCTCCACCTGGAGAAGGAGTGCGAGAGGGAGCGGCAGGAGAAGGTGAGGAGCCTGCGGGCCACCATGGAGGAGTACACTCAGAAAATCCACGAGCTGACCACCAAGACGGAGGTCCTGGAGAAGGAGATCCAGTTAGAGATCACAGAGAGGGCCAGGCGGGCGAAAGAGGCTCCTGCAGATCTGGAGGACATGGCTGCCAAAATGAAAAGGGATCTGGAAGCCAAGGCCAAGCAGAGCgcccagctggagagcagccTGGCGAGCGTGGGGAAGGCCTTGGAAGAAGCGGAAAGGAATTTGCAGGTACAGTCTCAGTAACGCGTGCCCCTGGGGGTCAGCAGTGGAATGCAGCCGTGTTCAGCTCATGCTCTGGCCTTCCTCCCGAGCGGGGCCTACACAAGACTGTTAAGGGAGCTGCCCAGGGATCAGCTGCTGAACTGGGCCtgaaaccccagaaccctcctgaCCGCTCAGATCAGTAGAGAGCTCTTTGCGGCTCTTGACAGGTTGCCATCGGCGGATAGTGGGGGTGGTCTGGGCGTGTTACAACCCCAACAGTTAGGGTTCAATACTACTTGGGTGGATAGAAAGCCACTGGAAGTGCAGTATGGCTGGGAGAATTAACGgactggggcttgatcctgcaaggcacTGAGCACGCTCACCCTGATCCATCAAAACCCTTACGTGTCCGAAtaatcccattgagttcagtggtaCCACTCCTGTGGGTCCCTGCTTTGCTGCTCAGCGTCCTGTGGGCTCCAGCCCCGAGGAGTTAGCGCCTGGGATAGACAGTGCTTAGCAAACCATATAGTgcagggtgtggggagagggactGACTCTCACAAAACACAGCTCCTCCTGATGTGGCTGGAACGCTCATGGACATGTCCACGCTGGAGAGCGCTCATCGGGTGTGGCTCTTTGGAGCAGCATTGGCTTCATGGTGCCTGCTCAGGCTGGTAATGGGATCTGCGCAGGGAATACTCTATGGTGCTTTCCAACCACACGTCTTGGTGCTTGAGGGACGCACTTGTCCTCTCCCACACTGTGGTATCCGGGACATGCCTCCAGGGAGCACTTATGCAGCAGGTCCTGGGGTGCTGCAGCCTTTTCAACAGCTGTAGCAATGCAACAGGGAAGACGGGAGGGAAACATCATTCCTCTTAAAAACTTTAAACCCAGGAAGATTTTAAGAAGCTCAGGGCAAAGCAAAGGGCCCTTTTTCCTTCTCTTCagcctgctctccctgcccccaccccaagtgagGAGCATAAGTAGAGAGGAAAACTCACTACACCTGAGTCACATATTGACAGCAGTTGCCACAGTGAGCTAGAGCTGCAGGTTAATTAGCTCATTGTGTAATCTTCTTAAAGGActatggggtgggagggagaaaatcCAGAAAAGCCAAGATCAGAGAATTGCCTTGCCCACCAGCATCTTTTAAAATAGCAGGTACAAGAATTTTCAACGTTCCCCTCATGTGTCTGGAAAACCAGTGGGACTGACTGAAAGCTACCCAGGCAGCTGTCGTGGGGATGCACCTGGGCCTAGTGTTTGTGGACAGTTTTGCACAACTGTAGGGAGCCGCTTAGCACgaagggcctggtctacacctaaaaatgaGGGCAACCTAGCTGTGTTGCTCCAGGCTGTGAAAACGGTTGCAcggtgcacagggccggctctaggcaccagcaaaacaagctggtggttggggcggcacatttttaggggcggcatggccggtgccagaatgccgcccctaaaaatgtgccccggccgccctagctcacctccgctgctgccgctcgcgcgccatggtgcgcaaaacagctgattcgcgcgccgctgctccccctccctcccaggtttgagagcctgggagggagggggagatcccgagcggccgcggcgcgcgaaacagctgattcgcgcgccgctgctccccctccctcccaggtttgagagcctgggagggagggggagactccgagtggccgcggcgcacgcgccgcttctccctctccctccctcctaggcttgagagcctgggggaggaggcaaggctggggatttggggaaggggcggagttgaggcggggctggggatggggtaagaaaaa encodes the following:
- the RASSF7 gene encoding ras association domain-containing protein 7 encodes the protein MQVSLSAEEKSGRPWNWQTRISWQEKRDAGGRLWPWQREAGQPCFPGPQRSAAGAEERQAARTKKHQVGHQPFSREATLRWSRESNSTAALVMELKVWVDGIQRVVCGVSDQTTCQEVVIALARAIGQTGRYILIQKLREKERQLLPHECPLESLAKCGQYANDVQFILQRTGPSLAERPSSDSAPQAPERTFIRASLPIKPRPVSTEVPRSREPKKSMTFNLGPMGSSDRLAKSKLRLHKRDSVDSKDSTSRSHPSKEELFKTVLHQQEQLHSLEVHGDSLETDLRHWEQDRGSSQENEIIYLEHLIRRNEMELGEEEFWQSELHLEKECERERQEKVRSLRATMEEYTQKIHELTTKTEVLEKEIQLEITERARRAKEAPADLEDMAAKMKRDLEAKAKQSAQLESSLASVGKALEEAERNLQAQNQELEELNKELRQCNLQQFIQQTGATVTVLQSRPEDEPQLDQTNHELPACQRNGGLLHPSTDSPPRPSAKQFLGHPRNLQNPLVSSLNPEVVSTRQSIWR